From a region of the Alosa sapidissima isolate fAloSap1 chromosome 9, fAloSap1.pri, whole genome shotgun sequence genome:
- the LOC121717881 gene encoding P2Y purinoceptor 1-like: MSNLTLGNLTVGLNATSPGSSSGRPPWYQYNVCAVAPYGFIFYFGVKVLNLAVGFPTNMLVMWMVATRKTEGSTSDIFIFNLAVLDAYFCLMAPIDMVNRLILNNQNIWHFQLFAYGVKDTAPLFLTCICLDRYVAVVHPILFTGIRDNRIRTAVTVLVWGLILAYALTKSLLGVRSTTEYFSGLILFSFAVMLFCNVSIIWVLRKSVAGKETMNPVKKKAFRMVMIVMGIIIGNYLPPVATMPFVAYYTFVAFRCQISITVFSIMDLSCSIEPLLYISKMEKPSCCGRFQNPQKKPTEVPA; the protein is encoded by the coding sequence ATGAGCAACCTCACGCTCGGTAACCTCACAGTGGGCCTGAATGCCACTAGCCCTGGGTCGAGTTCCGGCCGGCCGCCCTGGTACCAGTATAACGTGTGTGCTGTGGCGCCGTACGGCTTCATCTTCTACTTTGGCGTGAAGGTGTTAAACTTGGCGGTGGGCTTCCCCACCAACATGCTGGTGATGTGGATGGTGGCCACGCGCAAAACCGAGGGCTCCACCTCAGACATCTTCATCTTCAACCTGGCCGTGCTGGATGCCTACTTCTGCCTGATGGCGCCCATCGACATGGTCAACCGCCTGATCCTGAACAACCAGAATATCTGGCACTTCCAGCTTTTCGCCTACGGAGTCAAGGACACGGCGCCTCTCTTCCTCACCTGCATTTGCCTGGACCGCTACGTCGCCGTGGTGCACCCCATCCTCTTCACGGGCATCCGCGACAACCGCATCCGGACGGCCGTGACGGTGCTGGTGTGGGGGCTCATCCTGGCCTACGCGCTGACCAAGTCCCTCCTGGGCGTGCGCAGCACCACCGAGTACTTCAGCGGCctcatcctcttctccttcGCCGTCATGCTTTTCTGCAACGTGTCCATCATCTGGGTGCTGCGCAAGTCGGTGGCCGGCAAGGAGACCATGAACCCGGTGAAGAAGAAAGCCTTCCGCATGGTGATGATCGTCATGGGGATCATCATAGGCAACTACCTGCCGCCCGTGGCCACCATGCCCTTCGTGGCCTACTACACGTTCGTGGCGTTCCGCTGCCAGATCAGCATCACGGTGTTCTCCATCATGGACCTCAGCTGCAGCATCGAGCCGCTGCTCTACATCAGCAAGATGGAGAAGCCGAGCTGCTGCGGACGATTCCAGAATCCCCAGAAGAAGCCGACTGAAGTCCCTGCATAG